tataacaataaattatatttttatgaaaaatacatacaGATCCAGCCACAGCTCCCGCTGCCagattaaaagtaaaagtcTGCTGGGagttataaaacattttctttatagtCTCATAATTCAACCAATATATAGCACTAAAAGGAACGTCACGAAGAAGTGTTGAACTCAATCCCATCCATAAACCAGAAATACCGCTATATTTCACAACCGTTTTCAACACTTGTGTTATTTCTGAAatagatataacattttaaatcataaaaaattttggattaaactttattacaatttaatattattattacatcatttgttatttttacactaagatttgtatttagcCTACCTGGATAACTTAGTCTCTGTGATTGCATTTTTGTTCTTATTAACTCCACTGGACTCACCAGTGTTGCAGCCCAGATCCGTGCTGTACCACCAGCTAATACTGGTATCCAAAAAGGTTGTTCAACATTAGTTCTCCTTTTCTTAAACTCTTTATTGTACTTATCCTAAAATGtgatattataacattaacaTTTCTAGATTATATGCTTTTAACTAAATCAGTGatgcaaagaaataaaacagtaaaaataGCAATGTATTTTTACCTTAAGATATAATCTTAGCTGTTCATATGAAACAAAGTATATAACAGTTGCAGGTATAGCTAAAACAAGAGTGGGACTCAAGCCACTCCATAACGATATTATACCCTCATttctacttatttttattaaagcgtcctgaaaataaagaattaattagaataacagagatttaaaattaatattaaattgtattacaaTTGTCCAATTATCGCATACCACTGTTCCATTGAATTTTCCATTCCTTCTCATCCATTCTGGCATTTTACCATTCATACAAGGACATAAATGATCCATTAAACCAttgcaataaagaaaacatttatttgaCAGCATTGCTTTCTGCTGCGTTTGAAGACGTATTTTTACCACATCTAATGGAGTCACTgtaaaaatcaaacaaaatatataaatagttaaaacattttaacttAACTTgccatttaaaagaa
This genomic window from Linepithema humile isolate Giens D197 chromosome 5, Lhum_UNIL_v1.0, whole genome shotgun sequence contains:
- the LOC105677273 gene encoding mitochondrial glutathione transporter SLC25A40-like; this translates as MMNKLNNIPSNIDLDDPRFRIRPYQQIVASCTGAFITSVFVTPLDVVKIRLQTQQKAMLSNKCFLYCNGLMDHLCPCMNGKMPEWMRRNGKFNGTVDALIKISRNEGIISLWSGLSPTLVLAIPATVIYFVSYEQLRLYLKDKYNKEFKKRRTNVEQPFWIPVLAGGTARIWAATLVSPVELIRTKMQSQRLSYPEITQVLKTVVKYSGISGLWMGLSSTLLRDVPFSAIYWLNYETIKKMFYNSQQTFTFNLAAGAVAGSIAAFFTIPFDVVKTHRQIEMGEKEIYSDKPIRSSNTWIIIQRIYHQNGFRGLFTGLTPRLVKVAPACAIMIATFEHGKRFFQSYNASKSIEIEIERDVHLLQHKSNSTE